A single genomic interval of Daucus carota subsp. sativus chromosome 1, DH1 v3.0, whole genome shotgun sequence harbors:
- the LOC108222805 gene encoding uncharacterized protein LOC108222805, with translation MSNNQQQEVSRKRKSTNTNEDNVALTLSLGIPPPVSPLSGSAQQTGPTRVTRRNPTKYQDVPQPYPWATTKRATVHTLDHLDSLQIKTISGQMQCKKCEREYEMELDLHEKFIEIASFMAKNKFAMRDRAPANLMNPALPTCKFCDQEGSVKPVISDKKKTINWLFLFLGQMLGCCTLEQLKYFCKHTKNHRTGAKDRVLYLTYLAICKQLDPSGPFDR, from the coding sequence atgTCTAACAACCAACAACAAGAAGTCTCTCGTAAGAGAAAATCAACAAACACCAATGAAGATAATGTTGCTCTCACACTCTCCTTGGGTATCCCACCACCAGTCTCTCCTCTTTCTGGATCTGCACAGCAAACAGGGCCGACGAGGGTTACAAGACGTAACCCAACCAAGTACCAAGATGTACCACAACCTTACCCATGGGCCACTACCAAAAGAGCCACAGTACATACACTAGACCATCTCGACTCTCTCCAAATCAAAACTATCTCTGGTCAAATGCAATGCAAGAAATGTGAAAGAGAGTATGAGATGGAACTCGACTTGCATGAGAAATTTATCGAAATCGCTTCATTTATGGCCAAAAACAAATTCGCTATGCGTGACCGAGCCCCTGCTAATCTCATGAACCCAGCTTTGCCAACTTGTAAGTTCTGTGACCAAGAAGGCAGTGTCAAGCCCGTGATTTCCGACAAGAAGAAGACGATTAACTGGTTGTTTTTGTTTCTGGGACAAATGCTAGGATGTTGTACACTCGAACAATTGAAGTACTTCTGCAAGCACACCAAGAATCATCGCACTGGAGCCAAAGATCGTGTTCTCTATCTCACTTATCTCGCCATTTGCAAGCAGCTAGATCCAAGTGGTCCCTTCGATCGTTAA
- the LOC108207640 gene encoding uncharacterized protein LOC108207640 yields the protein MEKVRRASHAGSWYSDNPKKLAEELDEWLIASGIPKSPDVRGVIAPHAGYSYSGRAAAYAFGNIEPSNISRVFLLGPSHHYYTPKCALSKATIYSTPVGDLPIDVEVNEELKATGKFELMDLRVDEAEHSMEMHLPYLARVFHGYKVKIVPILVGALNAENEALYGRLLAKYLDDPTNFFSVSSDFCHWGSRFDYMHYDKKHGAIHKSIEALDRMGMDIIETGDAESFKKYLLETENTICGRHPISVFLHMLKNSSTKIKINFLQYEQSSQCKSTRDSSVSYASAAAKVEG from the exons ATGGAGAAAGTCAGAAGAGCATCTCACGCTGGTTCTTGGTACTCTGATAATC CAAAAAAATTAGCAGAGGAGTTAGATGAATGGCTTATAGCTTCTGGCATCCCTAAATCTCCAGATGTGAGAGGTGTTATTGCACC TCATGCAGGTTATTCATATTCAGGACGTGCAGCAGCTTATGCATTTGGGAACATTGAACCGAGTAATAT TTCCCGGGTTTTCCTTCTTGGTCCATCTCACCACTATTACACTCCAAAATGTGCTCTTTCAAAAGCTACTATTTACAGTACTCCGGTTGGGGACTTGCCTATAGATGTTGAAG TCAACGAAGAACTAAAAGCCACAGGGAAATTTGAACTAATGGATCTTCGAGTGGATGAGGCAGAGCACAGTATGGAAATGCACCTTCCATATCTTGCTAGAGTCTTCCATGG ATACAAAGTAAAAATTGTTCCAATCTTGGTTGGTGCTCTGaatgctgaaaatgaagctttaTATGGTAGATTGCTGGCCAAATATTTGGATGACCCCACTAATTTCTTTTCTGTGTCCTCGGACTTTTGCCACTGGGGATCGCG GTTTGATTACATGCATTATGACAAGAAACATGGTGCTATTCATAAATCTATTGAGGCACTGGACAGGATGGGCATGGACATAATTGAAACTGGCGATGCagaatcttttaaaaaatatctgtTGGAGACCGAAAACACTATATGTGGACGCCATCCAATAAGTGTATTTCTTCAT ATGCTAAAGAACAGCTCCACAAAGATAAAGATCAATTTCCTTCAGTACGAACAGTCAAGTCAGTGCAAAAGCACCAGAGACAGTAGTGTCAGTTATGCATCTGCAGCTGCAAAGGTGGAGGGATGA